The segment GTCAGAAACACTCCCACGAGGTCCGGGTTGCGGCATACAGGGATATCCGAACGGAAGACCGACCACATCCGAATCTGTCGCCAGGAACCGGTGCAGAGCCGCATCACCACCGGGCTGGAGGCCTGGCGCCTGGTTCACCAGGCCCTTCCCGAGCTCGACTCCGACGACCTGACCACCGAGGTCACCGTCCTGGGCAAGACCTTACGCGCCCCCTTCTTCATCTCGGCCATGACCGGCGGAACCACCGAGGCCGCCGACATCAACCGCAACCTGGCCCTGGCGGCGCAGAAGCTGGGCCTGGCCATGGTCTTGGGCTCCCAGAGGCCGGCCATCGAGGATCCAGCCCTGGCCCACACCTATTGCGTTCGAGAATGGGCCCCCGACGTACTCCTATTCGCCAACCTGGGGGCGGTTCAACTCAACCAGGGGTACGGCCTTCAGGAGTGCCTGCAGGCAGTGGAGATGGTCGGTGCCGACGGCCTCGCCTTGCACCTGAACCCCCTTCAGGAGATGCTTCAGCCTGAAGGCGACAGGAGCTTCCGGGGCTTGGCCGCCAAGATCGCCTATGTCGTCAAGAACCTAGGGTTGCCGGTGCTGGTGAAGGAAGTGGGCTGGGGCCTATCGGAGCGGGTGGCGCGCGCCCTGTGGGAGGCAGGCGTCCGCCTTCTGGATGTAGCCGGCGCCGGTGGCACCTCCTGGAGCGAGGTCGAGAGCCTCAGGGCCAACGATGAGAGCACGCGCCGCGTGGCTTCAGCCTTCGCCGACTGGGGCATTCCCACGGCCGACTCCATCCAGCAGACGCGCGCGGCCGCTCCCGATGCCTTCGTCATTGCCTCCGGAGGCATTCGCACTGGTGTGGAAGCGGCCAAGGCCATCGCCCTGGGAGCCG is part of the Anaerolineae bacterium genome and harbors:
- a CDS encoding type 2 isopentenyl-diphosphate Delta-isomerase; its protein translation is MRHTGISERKTDHIRICRQEPVQSRITTGLEAWRLVHQALPELDSDDLTTEVTVLGKTLRAPFFISAMTGGTTEAADINRNLALAAQKLGLAMVLGSQRPAIEDPALAHTYCVREWAPDVLLFANLGAVQLNQGYGLQECLQAVEMVGADGLALHLNPLQEMLQPEGDRSFRGLAAKIAYVVKNLGLPVLVKEVGWGLSERVARALWEAGVRLLDVAGAGGTSWSEVESLRANDESTRRVASAFADWGIPTADSIQQTRAAAPDAFVIASGGIRTGVEAAKAIALGADAVGFALPLLEPACRSAEEVIRYLQDVTEQLRLAMLCSGSQSLADLRHALRPASSSIT